In Nicotiana tomentosiformis unplaced genomic scaffold, ASM39032v3 Un00112, whole genome shotgun sequence, a single genomic region encodes these proteins:
- the LOC138903882 gene encoding uncharacterized mitochondrial protein AtMg00810-like yields the protein MGSELEMSMMVELNFFLGLQVRQTLHGTIINQQKYIKKLLKRFEMESSKIIDTLVATATRLDIDEPGSPVNETMYRGIIGSLLYLTGSRPDIVFRYVEADYAGYLVDRKSTSDMAHFLGLCLISWGIRKQNSLVHSITETEYVAAASCCAQLLWIKQQLEDFETML from the exons atgggaAGTGAGTTGGAGATGAGCATGATGGTGGAATTGAATTTCTTCTTAGGTCTACAAGTCAGACAAACTCTTCACGGCACAATAATAAATCAGCAAAAGTACATCAAAAAGCTTCTGAAGAGATTTGAGATGGAAAGTTCAAAGATCATTGATACACTTGTTGCCACTGCCACTCGCCTGGATATTgatgaacctggttctcctgTAAACGAGACTATGTATAGAGGCATTATTGGGTCACTTCTGTATCTCACAGGAAGTAGACCAGACATTGTTTTCA GGTATGTTGAAGCTGACTATGCTGGTTATTTGGTGGATAGGAAAAGCACTTCTGATATGGCACATTTTCTAGGTTTGTGTCTAATCTCATGGGGCATAAGAAAACAAAACTCATTGGTCCATTCAATTACTGAAACTGAGTATGTGGCAGCTGCCTCTTGCTGTGCTCAACTGTTGTGGATCAAGCAGCAGCTAGAAGATTTCGAGACAATGTTGTGA